GAGGCTCTCGAGCGCCGCTTTCGAGATCTCGAAGCACCGTCGCGCCTGCGCGGCGGGGTCGTTTCCACCGACGGTGCGGCCATCCGGCCCGAGGGGCGCCGTGCCGGCCACCGAGACGACGTTCTCGATGCGTACCGCGCGCGAGAGCCCCAGGAGCGGCTCGTAGGGGCTTCCCGAGGAAACGGTCCGGCGATTTCGCATTCTGAATCTCCCTCCCGTTGGTTCGACCAGACGCCCCGCGCGACCCCCGACCGATTCGCGCCGCTCGGCGGGCCCCATGCCGTTCCGCACCGACCGCGCGATCGACGCCGAGCCCGTCCGCGCCAAGGATGCGTTGCGCTCTCGCTCGACCCGATCGCCCTCTGGAGCTCCCCCCCCTCTTCGGTTCGGCGAGCGCATTGCTCCTGGTCGGAAGGCGTCCGCGAGGGTGGCCTCGATCATCTAACAGTTCCAGGGAGCGAGGTCGGTGCCGGCAAGCGACTCTCGGCGCGAGGACGCAGGGGCACCGCAGAACCGACTCCCGGAGTCCGAAGGCGGCCTCGATCTGGAGATCGGCCTCGTGGGCCATCGAAGGTCCCCGGGTCGACCGGTGGCGGACCCCTGGGGCCAAAGCCGCCGGTCCGCGGACGCCGAGGTTCGCAGCCACTCGGCGCAGGAGCCTCGGGAGGCGGTGCCCGTGTCAGCGAGACGAGGGCCGCGTCGAGCGCCGCCGAACGAGAGAGTCGCCCGACTCGGAGGGGTCGGAACGTCTTGGGTCGCGGCGTGAACGAAGGATGGCGACCTTCTGGCGCTGGACGAGGCTGCCGGCGAAGTAGGCGATCGACGGGAGCACCAGCAGCAGAGCCAGCGGGCGCCACCAGACCCGCTCCGAGGCGGCCGCGATCGCGAGCTGCGCGGA
This genomic window from Holophagales bacterium contains:
- a CDS encoding RidA family protein; protein product: MRNRRTVSSGSPYEPLLGLSRAVRIENVVSVAGTAPLGPDGRTVGGNDPAAQARRCFEISKAALESLGASLEDVIRTRILLTRIDDWRAVAQVHGEFFAAIRPACTMVQVVRFIDPEWLVETEVDAVVTSAT